A genomic segment from Sorangium aterium encodes:
- a CDS encoding helix-turn-helix transcriptional regulator, giving the protein MSDRRSELADFLRGRRMRAAPIAGGAFAGKRRRTPGLRREEIAQLAGLSVDWYTRLEQGRDVNPSRETLEAIARVLKLDDDERGHLFYLARPEPARAAARQERAEPAMARALEAMRVPALVFSPRFDVLAWNGAARRLLVDLGDVAPRRRNLLWMTFHHAAYRARYAEIGVIEREVVAAFRFSASSYVGDPEFDALVAELLETSEAFRAIWARHEVRAKVSGAKAFRVEAQGAGGRDADGAGPLVLEWHTLASTTSSRQQLVYYTARAAGGPEDERRLAALCGADSG; this is encoded by the coding sequence GTGAGCGACAGGCGGAGCGAGCTGGCGGATTTCCTCCGAGGGAGGCGGATGCGCGCGGCGCCGATCGCGGGCGGCGCGTTCGCGGGGAAGCGGCGGCGCACGCCGGGCCTCAGGCGCGAGGAGATCGCGCAGCTCGCCGGGCTCAGCGTCGACTGGTACACGCGGCTCGAGCAAGGGCGTGACGTGAACCCGTCGCGCGAGACGCTCGAGGCGATCGCGCGCGTGCTGAAGCTCGACGACGACGAGCGAGGTCACCTGTTCTACCTGGCGCGGCCCGAGCCCGCGCGGGCCGCGGCGCGCCAGGAGAGGGCCGAGCCGGCGATGGCGCGCGCGCTCGAGGCGATGCGCGTCCCGGCGCTCGTCTTCAGCCCCCGTTTCGACGTGCTCGCGTGGAACGGCGCGGCGCGCCGCCTGCTCGTGGACCTCGGCGACGTCGCCCCGCGAAGGCGCAACCTGCTCTGGATGACCTTCCACCATGCGGCCTACCGCGCGCGCTACGCGGAGATCGGCGTGATCGAGCGAGAGGTCGTGGCCGCCTTCCGCTTCAGCGCGAGCTCGTACGTGGGAGATCCGGAGTTCGACGCGCTCGTTGCCGAGCTGCTCGAGACGAGCGAGGCGTTCCGGGCGATCTGGGCGCGCCACGAGGTCCGCGCCAAGGTGAGCGGCGCGAAGGCCTTCCGCGTCGAGGCCCAGGGCGCGGGGGGCCGCGACGCCGACGGCGCCGGGCCGCTCGTGCTCGAGTGGCACACGCTCGCCTCGACGACGTCGAGCCGCCAGCAGCTCGTCTACTACACGGCGCGCGCGGCGGGCGGACCCGAGGACGAGCGCCGCCTCGCGGCGCTGTGCGGGGCTGACAGCGGATGA
- a CDS encoding M23 family metallopeptidase produces the protein MPGGSLKRPEPPSDGWSPRTEASVWLGLGLLGVGVAWFAVRAIEIDRSLDAASRQLASAGPPDAPPPPAPAPDAGAEPHLALAWTVGAPDQPAEPLASVRQAAEELLARRLPHGLRRGAVIRAVAEAARAPKEPRVLALDVRAAGQPEARFYRFDDNATGRLVDEDGRELVPNPWQAPLATLRRTSPFNPKRMHPILHRVRPHEGTDYGAPSGTPVYAALEGSVSWVGPHGGHGNWVAIQHDNGVETGYAHLSRFAAGLKRGDHVATHQLVGYVGSTGRSTGPHLHFSASRNGVYFDAETLLAMRLQELPADQRDAFRTEKGALDRELDDIGDPLPAASRPGGGDEPASPANDSVSQPRAAASGARRQRR, from the coding sequence ATGCCCGGTGGAAGCCTCAAGCGACCCGAGCCCCCTTCCGACGGCTGGTCGCCCCGCACCGAGGCCTCGGTGTGGCTCGGGCTCGGGCTGCTCGGCGTCGGGGTCGCGTGGTTCGCGGTGCGCGCCATCGAGATCGACAGATCGCTCGACGCCGCGAGCCGGCAGCTCGCGAGCGCCGGGCCTCCGGACGCGCCGCCGCCGCCCGCGCCGGCTCCCGACGCGGGCGCTGAACCGCACCTCGCGCTGGCCTGGACCGTGGGAGCCCCGGACCAGCCGGCGGAGCCGCTGGCGAGCGTGCGGCAGGCAGCCGAGGAGCTGCTCGCGCGGCGCCTCCCTCACGGGCTCCGTCGCGGGGCGGTGATCCGCGCCGTGGCCGAGGCCGCCAGGGCGCCGAAGGAGCCTCGTGTTCTGGCGCTCGACGTGCGGGCGGCCGGGCAGCCGGAAGCCCGCTTCTACCGGTTCGACGACAACGCCACGGGGCGGCTGGTCGACGAAGACGGACGCGAGCTCGTGCCGAACCCGTGGCAGGCACCGCTCGCCACGCTGCGTCGGACGTCGCCGTTCAACCCCAAGCGGATGCACCCCATCTTGCACCGCGTGAGGCCGCACGAGGGCACGGACTACGGCGCGCCGTCGGGAACCCCGGTCTATGCCGCGCTCGAGGGCAGCGTCTCCTGGGTGGGGCCGCATGGTGGTCACGGCAACTGGGTCGCGATCCAGCACGACAACGGCGTCGAGACAGGCTACGCGCACCTCTCGAGGTTCGCGGCGGGCCTGAAGCGCGGGGACCACGTGGCGACCCATCAGCTCGTCGGCTACGTGGGGTCGACCGGGCGCTCGACGGGGCCGCACCTGCACTTCAGCGCGAGCCGCAACGGCGTCTACTTCGACGCGGAGACGCTGCTCGCGATGCGCCTGCAGGAGCTCCCCGCCGATCAGCGCGACGCGTTCCGCACCGAGAAGGGAGCGCTCGACCGCGAGCTCGACGACATCGGGGATCCCCTCCCTGCCGCGTCGCGGCCCGGAGGCGGGGACGAGCCGGCATCGCCGGCGAACGATTCGGTGTCGCAGCCGCGCGCGGCCGCGTCGGGCGCCCGGCGCCAGCGGCGGTGA
- a CDS encoding helix-turn-helix transcriptional regulator, with product MRRADRLFQILQILRRQRAPITAAALAEELETSKRTVYRDIADLLAQRVPIRGEAGTGYVLDRGFDMPPLMLTPDEIEVAVLGAQWVAQRGDVALQRAAQDLIAKIAAAVPERLRPFVFEPATGAPVGGVQAPDALDLAQVRASIRAGTKIALRYRDETGHESERVVWPVIVGYLESTRLLAAWCELRQDFRHFRSDRVTSARFLDERYAEKPSALRARWRAHMRARRELRERAGATSTRDR from the coding sequence GTGCGACGCGCCGATCGCCTGTTCCAGATCCTGCAGATCCTGCGCCGGCAGCGGGCGCCGATCACGGCGGCAGCGCTCGCCGAGGAGCTCGAGACGTCGAAGCGCACCGTCTACCGCGACATCGCGGACCTCCTGGCCCAGCGCGTCCCGATCCGCGGGGAGGCCGGCACGGGGTACGTGCTCGATCGCGGCTTCGACATGCCGCCGCTGATGCTGACGCCCGACGAGATCGAGGTCGCGGTCCTCGGCGCGCAGTGGGTCGCCCAGCGCGGGGACGTCGCCCTGCAGCGGGCGGCGCAGGACCTCATCGCGAAGATCGCCGCGGCGGTCCCCGAGCGGCTGCGGCCCTTCGTGTTCGAGCCGGCGACGGGCGCGCCGGTCGGGGGGGTCCAGGCGCCCGACGCGCTCGACCTGGCCCAGGTTCGCGCGTCGATCCGCGCCGGCACGAAGATCGCGCTTCGCTACCGCGACGAGACGGGGCACGAGAGCGAGCGCGTCGTGTGGCCCGTGATCGTGGGTTATCTCGAGTCGACGCGGCTCCTCGCGGCGTGGTGCGAGCTCCGCCAGGACTTCCGCCACTTCCGCTCGGACCGCGTGACAAGCGCCAGGTTCCTCGACGAGCGCTACGCCGAGAAGCCGAGCGCCCTCCGCGCGCGGTGGCGCGCGCACATGCGCGCGCGTAGGGAGCTGCGAGAGCGCGCCGGCGCGACGTCGACCAGGGATCGCTAG
- a CDS encoding glutathione S-transferase family protein, translating into MITLHSFGPMFGLPEASPYVTKTEVQLKLLGLPYTKERARPDQSPKGQLPFIDEDGARIADSHFIREHLQKKYGKDLDAGLDARQRAEAWAIERMIENSLTPTMVYSRWLIPENFAKGPANFVNGAPEEARPKLREELVARVRETLRAVGVARHANDEVVELGARSLAALSALLGDKPYLFGARPAGVDATAFAALAGLLTPFFDSPLRRRAEGFANLTAYTARLMKEFYPDHPWEAPRPGA; encoded by the coding sequence ATGATCACCCTCCACAGCTTCGGCCCCATGTTCGGCTTGCCGGAAGCCAGCCCCTACGTGACCAAGACCGAGGTCCAGCTCAAGCTGCTGGGCCTCCCCTACACGAAGGAGCGCGCGCGGCCCGATCAGTCGCCGAAGGGGCAGCTCCCCTTCATCGACGAGGATGGCGCGCGTATCGCCGACTCGCACTTCATCCGCGAGCATCTGCAGAAGAAGTACGGCAAGGATCTCGACGCCGGCCTCGACGCCCGGCAGCGCGCCGAGGCGTGGGCCATCGAGCGCATGATCGAGAACAGCCTCACGCCGACCATGGTGTACTCCCGCTGGCTCATCCCGGAGAACTTCGCGAAGGGCCCGGCGAATTTCGTCAACGGCGCGCCGGAGGAGGCGCGCCCGAAGCTGCGCGAGGAGCTCGTCGCGCGCGTCCGCGAGACGCTCCGCGCGGTCGGCGTCGCGCGCCACGCGAACGACGAGGTCGTCGAGCTCGGCGCGCGCTCGCTGGCGGCGCTCTCCGCGCTGCTCGGGGACAAGCCGTACCTCTTCGGAGCGCGCCCGGCGGGCGTCGACGCGACGGCCTTCGCGGCGCTGGCGGGCCTCCTCACGCCGTTCTTCGACTCGCCGCTGCGGCGGAGGGCCGAGGGCTTCGCGAACCTCACCGCGTACACCGCGCGGCTCATGAAGGAGTTCTACCCGGATCACCCGTGGGAGGCGCCGCGGCCGGGCGCCTGA
- a CDS encoding beta-propeller domain-containing protein gives MRTHRTHSSLWLLLTTGLLAAGCETASAPVDQVGSQRAALHRAQSCNDLEALLKQDALAKMNAQIDATIESYSAYGYPRGGVVGGVDNGSVGVPGGAQDPTDTPAPVPPTADDGETGQETSADGSGSGADPAHSETNTQVAGVDEADIIKTDGNNIYVLHGQSFYTLTARPASSLAVGSSLAIEGSPHEMFVADDKVVVYSSVNGAAIYEQAGVTPRPGYYDYLLVDTMVGGGGVMPTPGAPSAPSSNPGTPADGGDAKPLPPDDAEPPPDGGTPSSDGGTPSSDDAPPDAEAPSGGDAPAPPPPDGGAAEPPPDVSDPGSGGVWAPLTKVTVLSLAGGAPSVVKELYFEGGYTSARRTGPNVRTVLTGGAHGPALPYWPSGLTEYPETAEAWTAAFEQLRAENAAIIEDAPLSTWLPYRFEKQGEAVELLDASCSDFYVPEAGTTSYGLTQIESIDLADLAATPESTSIVGATDTVYASHDALYVAARSWDHQAAPGEVFVGTNVTHLHKFDLIADPSQPGYVASGSVSGHIINQFSLDEHDGKLRVSTTSQVSAEPRWTTSNNVFVLEAQGTDLAQIGAVTDLAPGETIQSTRFVGDRGYVVTFRRVDPLFVIDLANPASPSVAGELKIPGFSEYMHPLDDGHLLTIGRDGEEDGTVTGLALQIFDVTNASAPALLHKEALDGAKYMHSEAEYNHKAFTYYGELGVLAFPLVSFDGETGAMSSTLELFNVDIEDGFSRLGAVDHSGFFSSVPSGCYYGGAAVQRGLFIEDYVYSYSQGGVLVNALDDLETPVASLPLPTPDSVGYACVGGGVTEPAPAPEPAPTPEE, from the coding sequence ATGCGAACCCACCGCACCCATTCCTCCCTTTGGCTACTCCTGACAACAGGCCTCCTCGCCGCCGGATGCGAGACGGCGTCCGCGCCTGTCGACCAGGTCGGCTCTCAGCGCGCGGCGCTCCACCGGGCTCAGTCCTGCAACGACCTCGAAGCGCTGCTGAAGCAGGACGCGCTCGCCAAGATGAACGCCCAGATCGACGCCACGATCGAGAGCTACTCGGCGTACGGCTACCCCCGCGGCGGCGTCGTCGGCGGCGTCGACAACGGCAGCGTCGGCGTCCCCGGAGGGGCCCAGGATCCCACGGACACGCCCGCCCCGGTGCCGCCCACAGCAGACGACGGGGAAACCGGCCAGGAGACCTCGGCAGATGGCAGCGGCAGCGGCGCCGACCCTGCCCACTCCGAGACGAACACCCAGGTCGCCGGCGTCGATGAGGCGGATATCATCAAGACCGACGGCAACAACATCTACGTGCTCCACGGCCAGAGCTTCTACACCCTGACGGCGCGGCCGGCGTCGTCGCTCGCCGTGGGCAGCTCGCTCGCGATCGAGGGGTCACCCCACGAGATGTTCGTGGCAGACGACAAGGTCGTCGTCTATTCGTCGGTCAACGGGGCCGCGATCTACGAGCAGGCGGGCGTCACGCCGCGGCCGGGGTATTACGACTACCTGCTCGTCGACACCATGGTCGGCGGCGGTGGCGTCATGCCGACGCCTGGAGCCCCCAGCGCGCCGAGCAGCAACCCGGGGACCCCCGCCGACGGCGGAGACGCGAAGCCGCTGCCGCCGGACGATGCCGAGCCACCGCCCGACGGCGGCACGCCTTCGTCCGACGGCGGCACGCCTTCGTCCGACGACGCCCCCCCCGACGCCGAGGCGCCGTCCGGCGGCGACGCGCCGGCGCCCCCGCCGCCGGACGGCGGGGCCGCTGAGCCGCCGCCCGACGTCAGCGACCCCGGCTCGGGCGGCGTCTGGGCCCCCCTCACGAAGGTGACCGTCCTGAGCCTCGCCGGCGGCGCCCCCAGCGTGGTCAAGGAGCTCTACTTCGAGGGCGGCTACACCTCGGCGCGGCGCACCGGCCCGAACGTGCGCACGGTGCTGACCGGCGGCGCCCACGGCCCCGCGCTCCCCTACTGGCCCTCAGGCCTGACCGAGTATCCCGAGACCGCCGAGGCGTGGACCGCGGCGTTCGAGCAGCTCCGCGCCGAGAACGCGGCGATCATCGAGGACGCCCCGCTCTCGACGTGGCTGCCGTACCGCTTCGAGAAGCAGGGAGAGGCCGTGGAGCTGCTCGACGCGAGCTGCTCGGACTTCTACGTTCCGGAGGCCGGCACGACGTCGTACGGCCTGACGCAGATCGAGTCGATCGACCTCGCCGACCTCGCCGCAACGCCGGAGTCGACGTCGATCGTCGGCGCGACCGACACCGTGTACGCGAGCCACGACGCCCTCTACGTCGCCGCGCGGTCCTGGGATCATCAGGCGGCGCCCGGCGAGGTGTTCGTCGGCACGAACGTCACCCATCTGCACAAGTTCGATCTGATCGCCGACCCGAGCCAGCCCGGGTACGTCGCGTCAGGCTCGGTGTCCGGCCACATCATCAACCAGTTCTCGCTCGATGAGCACGACGGCAAGCTCCGCGTCTCGACGACCTCGCAGGTGTCGGCGGAGCCCAGGTGGACGACCAGCAACAACGTGTTCGTCCTCGAGGCGCAAGGGACCGATCTCGCGCAGATCGGCGCCGTCACCGACCTGGCCCCCGGCGAGACCATCCAGTCCACCCGGTTCGTCGGCGATCGCGGCTATGTCGTGACGTTCCGCCGGGTCGATCCGCTGTTCGTGATCGATCTCGCGAACCCGGCGTCCCCCTCCGTCGCGGGTGAGCTCAAGATCCCCGGCTTCAGCGAGTACATGCACCCGCTCGACGACGGACACCTCCTGACGATCGGCAGGGATGGCGAGGAGGACGGCACGGTGACCGGCCTCGCTCTCCAGATCTTCGACGTCACGAACGCGTCGGCGCCCGCGCTGCTGCACAAGGAGGCGCTCGACGGGGCGAAGTACATGCACTCCGAGGCCGAGTACAACCACAAGGCGTTCACGTACTATGGCGAGCTCGGCGTGCTCGCCTTCCCGCTCGTGAGCTTCGACGGGGAGACCGGCGCGATGTCGAGCACGCTCGAGCTGTTCAACGTCGATATCGAGGACGGGTTCAGCCGGCTCGGCGCGGTCGACCACAGCGGCTTCTTCAGCAGCGTGCCGTCGGGGTGCTACTACGGCGGGGCCGCCGTGCAGCGCGGCCTGTTCATCGAGGACTACGTGTACTCGTACTCCCAGGGCGGCGTGCTCGTGAACGCGCTCGACGACCTCGAGACGCCGGTGGCGTCGCTGCCCCTGCCCACCCCGGACTCGGTCGGATACGCGTGCGTCGGTGGCGGCGTCACGGAGCCCGCGCCGGCGCCCGAGCCGGCTCCCACCCCCGAGGAGTAG
- a CDS encoding Uma2 family endonuclease, with the protein MASPNRIGFPLTPRRSPRALVLRDLSPEEAGAAIDWSGWYLPDDAERPDKVERSEIVRLLLSVVAQLARERGWADLYAGTGQLFAWVRGEPLVRVLPDLYVLDHRPLPPVPRQWQTWLPGHRPPRFALEVVSGDWRRIYEDAPAKYWQLGCPELLLFDPEAAAARAPLAEERVPLQLYRRDADGTYLRVHGSGDPVWIEALDAHLVVLKDGPHPTLRVARSSRATDLVPAEEEALRAEGEARALEQRARVAEQRARAAAEARVRELEARVRDLEARVSRR; encoded by the coding sequence GTGGCATCGCCGAATCGCATCGGGTTCCCCCTTACCCCTCGGCGTTCTCCCCGCGCGCTCGTGCTCCGCGATCTGTCGCCGGAAGAGGCCGGCGCCGCGATCGACTGGTCCGGCTGGTATCTGCCCGATGACGCGGAGCGTCCTGACAAGGTCGAGCGGTCCGAGATCGTCCGCCTGTTGCTGTCGGTGGTCGCCCAGCTTGCGCGCGAGCGTGGCTGGGCCGACTTGTATGCTGGCACCGGGCAACTCTTCGCGTGGGTGCGGGGCGAGCCGCTGGTGCGCGTCCTGCCGGACCTCTACGTCCTCGATCACCGCCCGTTGCCGCCCGTCCCGCGGCAGTGGCAGACCTGGCTGCCCGGCCATCGTCCGCCGCGGTTCGCGCTGGAGGTGGTCTCGGGCGACTGGCGCCGTATCTACGAGGATGCGCCGGCGAAGTACTGGCAGCTCGGCTGTCCCGAGCTCCTGCTCTTCGATCCCGAGGCGGCTGCCGCCCGCGCGCCGCTCGCGGAGGAGCGGGTGCCTCTCCAGCTGTACCGGCGAGACGCGGATGGCACCTACCTGCGGGTCCACGGAAGCGGCGATCCCGTCTGGATCGAGGCGCTCGACGCGCACCTCGTCGTGTTGAAAGACGGCCCGCACCCGACGTTGCGCGTCGCGCGGAGCTCCCGCGCGACGGATCTCGTGCCAGCCGAGGAGGAGGCCCTCCGGGCCGAGGGCGAGGCGCGCGCCCTGGAGCAGCGCGCCCGCGTCGCCGAGCAGCGCGCCCGCGCCGCCGCCGAGGCGCGGGTCCGCGAGCTCGAGGCGCGGGTGCGCGACCTGGAGGCCCGCGTGTCCCGGAGGTGA
- a CDS encoding mannan-binding lectin, translating into MNTKHILSALFTSSAFGILLIAGCSVPMDEGGSEQAFADEEIVEEASQALGPACVAKNLALEAGPIWNTTDAQTKCPNVCNPQNMNWNGQWWTTVPGAMSVCECSPRPAAVVQAGPIWSNTHAQTQCPNTCAAFSSATKWDGQWWTTVPGQMSVCECATTPPATVSLEAGPIWSSADAPSKCPAACGTSRAWNGQWSTTVSGQMSVCGCACTP; encoded by the coding sequence ATGAACACGAAACACATCCTCTCCGCACTCTTCACCTCCAGCGCGTTCGGCATCCTGCTCATCGCGGGTTGCAGCGTGCCGATGGACGAAGGCGGCTCGGAACAGGCGTTCGCCGACGAGGAGATCGTCGAGGAGGCGTCGCAGGCGCTCGGCCCTGCGTGCGTCGCCAAGAACCTCGCGCTGGAGGCCGGCCCGATCTGGAACACCACCGATGCCCAGACCAAGTGCCCGAACGTCTGCAATCCCCAGAACATGAACTGGAACGGGCAGTGGTGGACGACCGTTCCGGGCGCGATGTCGGTATGCGAGTGCAGCCCGCGCCCTGCCGCCGTCGTGCAGGCCGGCCCCATCTGGAGCAACACCCACGCTCAGACGCAGTGTCCGAATACCTGCGCCGCGTTCAGCAGCGCAACGAAGTGGGACGGGCAATGGTGGACGACCGTGCCGGGCCAGATGTCCGTCTGCGAGTGCGCAACCACCCCGCCGGCCACGGTGTCGCTCGAGGCCGGGCCCATCTGGAGCAGCGCCGACGCCCCGAGCAAGTGCCCGGCCGCCTGCGGCACGAGCCGCGCCTGGAATGGGCAGTGGAGCACGACCGTCTCGGGCCAGATGTCTGTCTGCGGCTGCGCTTGCACGCCCTGA
- a CDS encoding sigma 54-interacting transcriptional regulator: MRSGKSVQDDAAKTWTLAGRSISAIQQTATLGIALVWHHAGKTERRLLSPDTPLVVGRAAPAALCIDDRTLSREHARFLLSRGRVWVDDLESKNGTFLDGRRVSRAGIAIGDEVVLGSVALRVQAFGAGGESLDLEGEEKLLRRVEDELTRARHFRRPFALLHVRMSAAVTAEGWINAVRACLQPVHRVALYGTCAAHVLLPEAGAEEAHRAAQAIAASFVGSDARLLVGLALYPDAGSTADEVFAAAREAARHASPERPVACGPAATSVLAREEPEEGGIIAGQQMREVIETVRRVGASRIPVILHGETGTGKEVVARMIHEGGPRKGRRVVRVNCGAIPKDLVESTLFGHERGAFTGALQQQKGVFEEADGGTVFLDEIGELPPPAQAALLRVLESGSFSRVGSSREIEVDVRVVAATHRDLEAMAASGAFRADLYYRLGGVVIDIPPLRDRKDEIEPLARHFLRAASAANGRRVEGITPEALALLCAYAWPGNVRELRNVIERAVVVTPGALVGLEDLPPRVRAAAARGESERPADRGTDAELGRAPTDVAVFCPTPSAPKEAPPEGGLVRGKVQQYEAKLLQDMLETAGWNRTEAARRLGIPVRTLSYRMKVLGVKRPSPR, encoded by the coding sequence ATGCGGTCAGGCAAGTCGGTGCAGGACGACGCGGCGAAGACCTGGACCCTGGCGGGGAGGTCGATCTCTGCCATTCAGCAGACCGCGACGCTGGGCATCGCGCTCGTCTGGCATCACGCCGGAAAGACGGAGAGACGATTGCTCTCGCCCGACACGCCGCTTGTCGTGGGGCGCGCCGCGCCTGCCGCGCTCTGCATCGACGATCGTACCCTGTCGCGGGAGCACGCCCGCTTCCTCCTCTCGCGCGGGCGGGTGTGGGTCGATGACCTGGAATCCAAGAACGGCACGTTCCTCGACGGCCGCCGCGTCTCCCGCGCCGGGATCGCGATAGGGGATGAGGTCGTGCTCGGCAGCGTCGCGCTGCGGGTGCAGGCGTTCGGCGCCGGGGGCGAGTCGCTCGATCTCGAGGGAGAGGAAAAGCTCTTGCGCCGCGTGGAGGACGAGCTGACGCGCGCCCGACATTTTCGCCGTCCGTTCGCCCTTCTCCACGTGCGCATGAGCGCGGCGGTGACGGCGGAGGGCTGGATCAACGCCGTGCGCGCGTGTCTTCAGCCCGTCCATCGCGTGGCGCTCTACGGCACCTGCGCTGCCCACGTGCTGCTGCCCGAGGCCGGCGCCGAGGAGGCGCACCGCGCCGCGCAGGCCATCGCAGCCTCCTTCGTCGGCAGCGACGCCCGGCTCCTCGTCGGCCTCGCCCTCTACCCGGACGCCGGAAGCACCGCGGACGAGGTCTTCGCGGCCGCGCGCGAGGCTGCCCGCCACGCCTCGCCCGAGCGCCCGGTGGCGTGCGGCCCGGCCGCGACCTCGGTGCTCGCGCGCGAGGAGCCGGAGGAAGGGGGGATCATCGCCGGCCAGCAGATGCGCGAGGTCATCGAGACGGTGAGGCGCGTGGGCGCCTCGCGCATCCCGGTCATCCTCCACGGCGAGACGGGGACCGGCAAGGAGGTCGTCGCGCGGATGATCCACGAGGGCGGCCCGCGCAAGGGGCGGCGCGTGGTGCGCGTCAACTGCGGGGCGATCCCGAAGGACCTCGTGGAGAGCACCTTGTTCGGCCACGAGCGCGGGGCGTTCACCGGCGCGCTGCAGCAGCAGAAGGGCGTGTTCGAGGAGGCCGACGGCGGCACGGTGTTCCTGGACGAGATCGGCGAGCTGCCGCCGCCGGCCCAGGCCGCGCTGCTCCGCGTGCTCGAGTCGGGGTCGTTCAGCCGCGTCGGCTCGAGCCGCGAGATCGAGGTCGACGTGCGCGTCGTCGCGGCGACGCACCGGGATCTCGAGGCGATGGCCGCGTCGGGCGCGTTCCGGGCCGATCTGTATTATCGGCTGGGCGGCGTCGTCATCGACATCCCGCCGCTGCGCGATCGAAAGGACGAGATCGAGCCGCTCGCGCGGCATTTCCTGCGCGCGGCCAGCGCGGCCAACGGACGACGCGTCGAGGGCATCACCCCCGAGGCGCTCGCCCTGCTCTGCGCGTACGCGTGGCCTGGCAACGTGCGCGAGCTGCGCAACGTGATCGAGCGCGCGGTGGTGGTGACGCCCGGCGCGCTCGTCGGCCTCGAGGATCTGCCCCCGCGGGTGCGCGCGGCGGCGGCGCGCGGCGAGTCGGAGCGCCCCGCGGACCGGGGGACGGACGCGGAGCTCGGCCGCGCTCCGACCGACGTGGCCGTGTTCTGCCCCACGCCGTCCGCCCCGAAGGAGGCGCCCCCCGAGGGCGGGCTGGTCCGGGGGAAGGTGCAGCAGTATGAGGCCAAGCTGCTCCAGGACATGCTCGAAACCGCGGGCTGGAACCGCACCGAGGCCGCGCGGCGACTGGGGATACCGGTGCGCACGCTGTCCTACCGCATGAAGGTCCTGGGTGTGAAGCGGCCCTCTCCTCGCTGA